A single genomic interval of Lathyrus oleraceus cultivar Zhongwan6 chromosome 7, CAAS_Psat_ZW6_1.0, whole genome shotgun sequence harbors:
- the LOC127103829 gene encoding uncharacterized protein LOC127103829, producing MAPFEALYGWRCRNLLCWHESGESVVLGPEIVRETTKTVKMIRDRMKISQSRKKSYHDKRRKDLEFQEGDHVFLRVTPTTGVGRALKAKKLTPRFIGPYQITSRVGNVAYRVALPPNLSNLHDVFHVSQLRKYILDPSHVIQMDDIQVRDNLTVETMPLRIEGRETKSLRGKEIDLVKVVWIGVVGESTTWELENRMRDSYPELFE from the coding sequence atggcgccttttgaagctttgtatgggtgGAGGTGTAGGAATCTGTTGTGTTGGCATGAATCTGGTGAAAGTGTGGTACTTGGACCCGAGATTGTTCGAGAAACTACCAAGACGGTTAAGATGATTCGAGATAGGATGAAGATTTCTCAAAGTAGGaaaaagagttatcatgataagaggagaaaggatTTGGAATTTCAAGAGGGTGATCATGTGTTTCTAAGAGTCACACCTACGACCGGTGTTGGACGAGCATTGAAAGCTAAGAAGTTGACTCCTCGTTTCATTGGACCGTATCAAATTACGAGTAGAGTGGGAAACGTTGCTTATAGAGTGGCGTTACCGCCAAACCTCTCGAATTTGCATGAcgtgttccatgtgtctcaacTTAGGAAGTATATTCTGGATCCGTCTCATGTGATTCAAATGGATGATATTCAAGTGCGCGATAACCTTACGGTTGAGACGATGCCTTTGAGGATCGAAGGTCGTGAGACGAAGTCCCTACGGGGAAAGGAAATTGATTTGGTGAAGGTTGTTTGGATTGGTGTAGTCGGAGAAAGCACGACATGGGAATTGGAGAACAGGATGCGCGACTCCTACCCCGAGTTATTCGAATGA